A region from the Takifugu rubripes chromosome 22, fTakRub1.2, whole genome shotgun sequence genome encodes:
- the tmem70 gene encoding transmembrane protein 70, mitochondrial isoform X2, translating into MFSVHMLRMLRVAGECPSFTYPSALRINAALNICRLTSQRSLMSAAFRRSCLKHKYKPCSPSVQCFSSKAHSEDGQLIYTGSLARAVRGVKLFSYSTSGFSLLIMPKILLETGLGVQSFAMQAIFCGVVGFFTLITPAILHYFTKGYVIRLYHDADRDTYTAVTYSVFLTEKRNRFHQRQVTIPAVSKMFTSFYADKMGLLVNPDLFLIPHDYNHLMGYDKPFTFEIDDKNTAEKS; encoded by the exons ATGTTTTCTGTACATATGTTACGCATGTTAAGAGTGGCCGGAGAGTGTCCGTCGTTCACTTACCCGTCAGCATTGCGCATTAATGCGGCGTTAAACATTTGTCGTTTGACGAGCCAGAGGTCCTTGATGTCAGCTGCATTTAGAAGGTCGTGTCTCAAGCACAAGTATAAG CCCTGCAGTCCTTCAGTCCAGTGTTTCTCCAGCAAGGCACACTCTGAAGATGGACAACTCATCTACACCGGCAGCCTGGCAAGAGCTGTTAGAG GGGTAAAGCTTTTCTCTTACAGCACCAGTGGGTTCAGTCTCCTTATTATGCCAAAAATTCTGCTTGAGACTGGACTTGGTGTCCAGAGCTTTGCCATGCAGGCTATATTTTGTGGAGTCGTGGGTTTCTTCACTCTCATCACCCCTGCAATCCTCCACTATTTCACAAAAGGCTATGTGATCCGCCTGTACCATGACGCAGACAGAGACACCTACACTGCAGTTACATACAGCGTCTTCCTCACCGAAAAAAGAAACAGGTTTCACCAGAGGCAGGTTACGATTCCAGCTGTTAGCAAGATGTTCACCAGCTTCTATGCTGACAAGATGGGGCTACTGGTGAACCCAGACCTCTTTCTCATCCCACATGACTACAACCACTTGATGGGCTATGATAAACCCTTTACATTTGAAATTGATGACAAAAACACTGCAGAAAAAAGCTGA
- the tmem70 gene encoding transmembrane protein 70, mitochondrial isoform X1 has translation MFSVHMLRMLRVAGECPSFTYPSALRINAALNICRLTSQRSLMSAAFRRSCLKHKYKVQPCSPSVQCFSSKAHSEDGQLIYTGSLARAVRGVKLFSYSTSGFSLLIMPKILLETGLGVQSFAMQAIFCGVVGFFTLITPAILHYFTKGYVIRLYHDADRDTYTAVTYSVFLTEKRNRFHQRQVTIPAVSKMFTSFYADKMGLLVNPDLFLIPHDYNHLMGYDKPFTFEIDDKNTAEKS, from the exons ATGTTTTCTGTACATATGTTACGCATGTTAAGAGTGGCCGGAGAGTGTCCGTCGTTCACTTACCCGTCAGCATTGCGCATTAATGCGGCGTTAAACATTTGTCGTTTGACGAGCCAGAGGTCCTTGATGTCAGCTGCATTTAGAAGGTCGTGTCTCAAGCACAAGTATAAG GTCCAGCCCTGCAGTCCTTCAGTCCAGTGTTTCTCCAGCAAGGCACACTCTGAAGATGGACAACTCATCTACACCGGCAGCCTGGCAAGAGCTGTTAGAG GGGTAAAGCTTTTCTCTTACAGCACCAGTGGGTTCAGTCTCCTTATTATGCCAAAAATTCTGCTTGAGACTGGACTTGGTGTCCAGAGCTTTGCCATGCAGGCTATATTTTGTGGAGTCGTGGGTTTCTTCACTCTCATCACCCCTGCAATCCTCCACTATTTCACAAAAGGCTATGTGATCCGCCTGTACCATGACGCAGACAGAGACACCTACACTGCAGTTACATACAGCGTCTTCCTCACCGAAAAAAGAAACAGGTTTCACCAGAGGCAGGTTACGATTCCAGCTGTTAGCAAGATGTTCACCAGCTTCTATGCTGACAAGATGGGGCTACTGGTGAACCCAGACCTCTTTCTCATCCCACATGACTACAACCACTTGATGGGCTATGATAAACCCTTTACATTTGAAATTGATGACAAAAACACTGCAGAAAAAAGCTGA